One part of the Rhodococcus oxybenzonivorans genome encodes these proteins:
- a CDS encoding ornithine cyclodeaminase family protein: MKVPWITEQQVREKVSIVDAIEAIAGSITREVDGTARNIPKTMTTWEPASSAHALGAYDEGAGLVAFKTWVNTPEGASAMLTLFDATTGTPRAVLEAGALGALRTAAVSGLATRLMSAPDSAELAVIGSGRQALGQVAAVCAVRPIARVRVWSRSENSRIGFAATVRDTLGVDAVTAPTLAEAVDGAPIVTLVTRATEPFLSPGVLTAGTHLNAVGAILPHTAEFDPALLADSDLTVVDSLANARRSSRELTEYYGEDWAPVKTLGDLLTGAVVRPLNPALTIFKGLGMGLADLAVAATVLESTHREGALA, from the coding sequence ATGAAGGTACCGTGGATAACGGAACAGCAAGTGCGAGAGAAGGTCTCGATTGTCGATGCGATCGAAGCGATCGCCGGATCGATTACCCGTGAGGTGGACGGGACCGCCCGAAACATCCCCAAGACGATGACGACCTGGGAGCCGGCCAGCAGCGCCCACGCGCTCGGCGCATATGACGAGGGAGCCGGTCTCGTCGCTTTCAAAACCTGGGTCAATACCCCTGAGGGTGCCTCGGCAATGCTAACGCTGTTCGACGCCACTACCGGTACCCCCCGTGCGGTACTGGAGGCCGGTGCGCTCGGCGCACTGCGCACCGCGGCTGTCTCCGGGTTGGCGACACGTCTGATGAGTGCTCCCGATTCCGCCGAGCTCGCTGTGATTGGCAGCGGTCGTCAGGCGTTGGGGCAGGTTGCCGCGGTATGCGCAGTGCGTCCGATCGCCCGGGTTCGCGTGTGGAGTCGGTCCGAGAACAGCCGGATCGGATTCGCCGCCACTGTGCGCGACACACTGGGCGTCGATGCCGTAACGGCCCCGACACTCGCGGAGGCGGTCGACGGTGCGCCGATCGTCACCCTTGTCACGCGGGCGACGGAACCGTTCCTCAGCCCAGGAGTGTTGACTGCGGGAACACACCTCAATGCGGTCGGAGCGATTCTGCCGCACACAGCCGAGTTCGATCCCGCGCTGCTGGCCGATTCCGATCTGACGGTCGTCGACAGCCTCGCCAACGCGCGTCGATCGTCTCGCGAATTGACCGAGTACTACGGCGAAGACTGGGCTCCGGTGAAGACGCTCGGTGATCTTCTCACCGGTGCGGTGGTACGGCCGCTGAACCCTGCTTTGACGATCTTCAAAGGACTCGGGATGGGGCTGGCCGATCTGGCTGTGGCTGCAACGGTGCTCGAGTCGACCCACCGCGAAGGAGCACTGGCATGA
- a CDS encoding LysR family transcriptional regulator — MEAQLSLKRLEVFRLVVEEGSVTRAAEVLMVAQPAVSGQLRALESWLGAKLFVRRGNRMLLTEAGERANQWAKEMLLASAAQIRRDVDELGSGRGGAASIASSMAVGSYLLPPILSRFQRGRPGADLTLSSSQPNEALRAVETGEADFAVVTWDQRHLPDTMSSEVIRAEPITLCAGPGLVAPSTTLSLDEALALPFVGAPREVIYQRNLMEQLTRLSDIEPNFVIRFGHAEPMKQAAADNAWAIFAPRYVVESDLVTGRLQELTVPGLELSERIALLWRRDKYFSPLQQAAVDEIRAALRSR; from the coding sequence ATGGAAGCACAGCTTTCACTCAAACGTCTGGAAGTCTTTCGCCTCGTCGTCGAAGAGGGCAGTGTCACTCGGGCCGCAGAAGTGCTGATGGTTGCCCAGCCAGCCGTCTCGGGGCAGTTGCGAGCTCTCGAATCATGGCTCGGCGCCAAGCTCTTCGTCCGCCGCGGTAACCGCATGCTGCTGACAGAAGCGGGGGAACGCGCGAATCAATGGGCCAAGGAAATGCTGCTGGCCTCGGCGGCGCAAATCAGGCGCGACGTCGACGAACTCGGCTCGGGGCGCGGTGGCGCCGCGTCCATCGCATCGAGCATGGCGGTGGGCAGTTACCTTTTACCCCCGATTCTGAGCAGGTTCCAGCGTGGCCGACCCGGTGCGGACCTCACCCTGTCCAGCTCGCAACCCAACGAAGCGTTGCGCGCGGTCGAAACCGGTGAGGCGGACTTCGCCGTGGTGACCTGGGATCAGCGCCACCTACCGGACACCATGTCCTCCGAAGTCATTCGCGCCGAGCCGATCACCCTCTGCGCCGGCCCGGGTCTCGTCGCGCCCTCGACGACACTGTCCCTCGACGAGGCCTTGGCATTGCCTTTCGTCGGTGCGCCGCGCGAAGTGATCTACCAACGAAACCTGATGGAACAGCTCACCCGGCTGAGTGACATCGAACCGAATTTCGTCATCCGCTTCGGGCATGCCGAGCCGATGAAGCAGGCAGCCGCCGACAATGCCTGGGCAATTTTCGCTCCGCGTTACGTCGTCGAATCCGACCTTGTTACAGGTCGACTACAGGAGCTGACCGTTCCCGGCCTCGAACTTTCCGAGCGTATTGCGTTGCTGTGGCGGCGAGACAAGTATTTCTCCCCACTCCAGCAAGCGGCCGTCGACGAAATTCGTGCCGCACTTCGCTCCCGGTGA
- a CDS encoding LLM class flavin-dependent oxidoreductase: MKPRTEDPSQLSLGYFFPSGKTNFLYSDEAARRTPAMTKANLVALAQAAERVGFDSVFIADNWSGHQRVAEEFGHQSPAFHAPLLAMALLATTEHIGVISTFHTTHHKPAHVARMGATLDAFSDGRWGWNVVTGFSADEAALFGEPFIDHDERYVMAAEFVDIVKRLWTEQEPIDVDGKYYRVTGRIKTPRPVQDPHPLLVSAGASPAGAEFAARFCDQLVTLANTEEKVREVDRRLAALTEKSKRVVGTCPFSMAIVRPNEGEAEEEYARLLQSLNVEATKEIAADVLGSIESSRSMYEKMGEDEATRAFGGAGSVLQLIGTPEQVAEKIVSLKSTTATTNVLINFPMWSPQELESFSSVLPYLREAGVWSPPQDRNWSW; encoded by the coding sequence ATGAAGCCGAGAACCGAAGACCCATCGCAGCTGAGCCTCGGGTACTTCTTTCCCAGCGGGAAGACTAATTTCCTGTACTCGGACGAAGCTGCTCGGCGAACACCGGCGATGACGAAAGCGAACCTGGTCGCCCTCGCGCAGGCAGCCGAACGAGTTGGCTTCGATTCCGTGTTCATCGCCGACAACTGGTCCGGGCACCAGCGGGTCGCCGAGGAGTTCGGGCACCAGTCGCCGGCATTCCATGCGCCACTACTGGCCATGGCACTGCTGGCCACGACAGAGCACATCGGCGTGATTTCGACGTTCCACACCACCCACCACAAGCCCGCCCACGTCGCCCGGATGGGCGCCACGCTCGATGCGTTCAGCGACGGACGGTGGGGCTGGAACGTGGTGACGGGATTCAGTGCCGACGAGGCGGCACTGTTCGGTGAGCCGTTCATCGACCACGACGAGCGTTACGTCATGGCTGCTGAATTCGTCGACATCGTCAAGAGATTGTGGACCGAGCAGGAACCTATAGACGTCGACGGGAAGTACTACCGGGTGACCGGACGGATCAAGACTCCTCGGCCCGTGCAGGACCCGCACCCCTTGCTGGTCAGCGCGGGTGCATCCCCGGCAGGCGCCGAGTTCGCGGCACGGTTCTGCGATCAGTTGGTGACGTTGGCCAACACCGAGGAGAAGGTGCGTGAAGTCGATCGTCGATTGGCTGCGCTGACCGAAAAGAGTAAACGAGTGGTGGGAACGTGCCCGTTCTCGATGGCTATCGTGCGCCCCAACGAGGGCGAGGCCGAGGAGGAATATGCGCGACTGTTGCAGTCTCTCAACGTCGAGGCCACCAAGGAGATCGCCGCCGATGTGCTCGGATCGATCGAATCCTCCCGGTCGATGTACGAGAAGATGGGGGAGGACGAAGCAACCCGCGCGTTCGGCGGCGCCGGATCGGTCTTGCAGCTGATCGGAACCCCCGAACAGGTTGCGGAGAAAATCGTCTCCCTAAAGAGCACCACGGCGACAACGAATGTGCTGATCAACTTCCCGATGTGGAGCCCGCAGGAGCTGGAATCATTCTCCTCCGTGCTGCCGTATCTGCGTGAAGCGGGGGTCTGGTCGCCACCGCAGGACCGCAACTGGTCGTGGTGA
- a CDS encoding cytochrome P450, producing MASTIEGFDHLSPSWNDSTLWDAYERMLSAGPAIYSPLHGGYWIISRYSDVKAALRDHETFSSASGHRIPMVDGMSSIPIDYDPPLHSHYRSLLTRALTPDSIRDLQPWLTSMISEVLASFHQSGGGDAVADVALSIPLRVLTKIVGFSPATVARFRELTEDIWRHGTAESQLRGRAALVEAVDRDIDEHRARRPDDYLTWLLDAEVDGRPIDIGEIHSVLLTLAVAGHETTLNSVGTLLYLLASNSSLQERLRTDPGVAPLYVEEMLRLRTPAQMFARRTTREVDVGGITIPEGSWVLLLNAAANRDFRQFEHPNEFDIHRSARGHLAFGWGIHQCVGSALARSELRILLETLCQYPPITLAADPTFTAIEAGTHFGLRKLPLSFADSAPRS from the coding sequence ATGGCCTCGACGATCGAAGGATTCGATCACCTGAGCCCGAGCTGGAATGACTCGACGCTCTGGGACGCGTACGAGCGCATGTTGTCGGCCGGCCCTGCGATCTACTCGCCACTCCACGGCGGATACTGGATCATCAGTCGCTATTCGGACGTCAAGGCGGCGCTTCGCGATCATGAGACCTTCTCCTCGGCCTCCGGACACCGGATCCCGATGGTGGACGGCATGTCATCGATACCGATCGACTATGACCCCCCGCTACACTCCCATTACCGGTCGTTGCTGACGCGGGCGTTGACTCCCGACTCGATACGGGATTTACAGCCGTGGCTCACCTCGATGATCTCCGAGGTGCTCGCCTCGTTCCACCAGTCCGGTGGAGGCGACGCGGTGGCCGACGTTGCGCTGTCGATTCCGCTACGCGTGCTCACCAAGATCGTCGGTTTCTCCCCTGCGACCGTGGCACGCTTTCGTGAACTGACCGAGGATATTTGGAGGCACGGGACGGCCGAATCCCAGCTTCGAGGCCGCGCAGCGCTTGTCGAGGCCGTCGACCGCGACATCGACGAGCACCGCGCCCGTCGGCCCGACGACTACCTCACCTGGCTACTCGATGCCGAAGTCGACGGACGCCCGATCGACATCGGAGAAATACACTCGGTGCTGTTGACTCTTGCCGTCGCCGGCCATGAGACGACGTTGAATTCGGTGGGCACACTGCTGTATTTGCTGGCTTCGAATTCATCGTTGCAGGAGCGCCTTCGCACGGACCCCGGTGTGGCGCCACTGTACGTCGAGGAGATGTTGCGACTCCGCACTCCTGCACAGATGTTTGCTCGCCGCACCACTCGTGAGGTCGATGTCGGCGGTATCACCATCCCGGAAGGCTCATGGGTGCTGCTTCTCAATGCCGCAGCCAATCGTGATTTCCGGCAATTCGAGCACCCGAACGAGTTCGATATCCACCGTTCCGCAAGAGGCCACTTGGCGTTCGGGTGGGGCATTCATCAATGTGTCGGATCTGCACTTGCCCGATCCGAACTGCGCATCCTCCTCGAAACCCTCTGCCAGTATCCGCCGATCACGCTGGCGGCCGACCCCACCTTCACGGCCATCGAGGCCGGGACACATTTCGGATTACGAAAGCTCCCGCTGTCTTTCGCCGACTCTGCACCCAGGAGCTGA
- a CDS encoding ferredoxin gives MTPRIHIDTAACNGYGNCLVAAPDVFDLDPATNIAFTRPGHPTDADQNTLREAEADCPVRAIRISES, from the coding sequence ATGACACCGCGCATCCACATCGACACTGCGGCCTGCAATGGTTACGGGAACTGCTTGGTCGCCGCACCCGATGTCTTCGACCTCGACCCCGCCACGAACATCGCCTTCACCCGGCCCGGCCACCCCACGGACGCAGACCAAAACACCCTTCGGGAAGCCGAAGCCGACTGCCCCGTGCGCGCGATCCGGATCTCCGAGTCCTGA
- a CDS encoding NAD(P)/FAD-dependent oxidoreductase, translated as MHAAATTVIVGASVAGVRAAAALRHNDPHHRIILVDGENEEPYDKPPLSKAVLSHTDLPSPHLTDHIGQNIDYRKGTPAVAVDTAASTLSLGDGSVIRYDNAILATGSAPRHLSVLDGIPGVHYLRTFADAAALRNTLLHRPRVIVVGGGFIGAEVASSARERGLDVIIIEAGPRMAARVLPEPVSHALASLHVRHGVTVRCGTTVLGATYDPGRRELELALADGDTIVGDVVVVGIGTTPCTDWAADSVLPIRNGFACGPDLRVNGTSNVYAIGDVARWFNPRYGDEMRVEHWTNAREHAAVAAHNIVHPHAPRHASTVPFVWSDQHGTRIQHVGDPDLTAVDIDAVELSHSTRVFTYSRGGTTVGATGFNAQGALAKIRKQLVDQRAPSLDRANTHH; from the coding sequence ATGCACGCCGCAGCCACCACCGTCATCGTCGGTGCCTCCGTTGCCGGAGTTCGAGCGGCGGCGGCGTTACGACACAACGACCCTCACCACCGCATCATCCTCGTCGACGGTGAAAACGAAGAGCCATATGACAAGCCGCCACTGTCGAAGGCAGTGTTGTCGCACACCGACCTCCCGTCACCCCATCTGACCGACCACATCGGACAGAACATCGACTACCGCAAGGGAACACCAGCCGTCGCCGTGGACACCGCGGCGTCGACACTGTCCCTCGGTGACGGGAGCGTCATCCGCTACGACAACGCCATCCTCGCCACCGGCTCCGCACCACGCCATCTGTCCGTACTCGACGGCATACCCGGTGTGCACTATCTGCGAACCTTCGCCGACGCAGCTGCGCTCCGCAACACCCTGCTTCACCGTCCTCGCGTCATCGTCGTCGGTGGCGGTTTCATCGGCGCCGAAGTCGCCTCCAGTGCGCGCGAGCGTGGCCTCGACGTCATCATCATCGAAGCCGGACCGCGGATGGCTGCCCGGGTGCTGCCGGAACCGGTGTCCCACGCGCTTGCATCACTACACGTACGACACGGGGTGACCGTCCGATGCGGAACCACCGTGCTCGGCGCGACGTATGATCCCGGTCGACGTGAACTCGAGTTGGCGCTCGCCGACGGTGACACCATCGTCGGCGACGTAGTGGTGGTGGGGATCGGGACCACGCCCTGCACCGACTGGGCAGCCGATTCCGTTCTCCCCATTCGGAACGGCTTCGCGTGCGGCCCGGACCTACGGGTTAACGGCACATCGAACGTCTACGCCATCGGTGACGTCGCGCGCTGGTTCAACCCCCGTTACGGCGACGAGATGCGGGTGGAGCATTGGACCAACGCCCGCGAGCACGCCGCCGTCGCCGCGCACAACATCGTGCATCCGCACGCGCCACGCCACGCGTCGACGGTGCCGTTCGTCTGGTCCGATCAGCACGGCACCCGAATTCAGCACGTTGGCGACCCAGACCTGACCGCCGTGGACATCGACGCAGTCGAGCTTTCCCACTCCACTCGTGTGTTCACCTACTCGCGCGGCGGAACCACAGTGGGAGCCACCGGCTTCAATGCACAAGGCGCCCTGGCGAAGATTCGCAAACAACTTGTCGACCAGCGCGCACCTTCCCTGGACCGCGCCAACACCCACCACTGA
- a CDS encoding MFS transporter, whose amino-acid sequence MTAPPTDRPDPNTTQVPGHSTEAPVSALRRRRSLIGVTLGNGLEVFDWTCYAVFAPFFAKALFNPEDATSALLSTLVVFGVGFAIRPFGGLLFGWLADRFGRKHSLLVAIACASTGMLLIGLTPTYASVGVLSGAILLAARLLQGLAHTGEVAAAYTYIAEEAPPARRGLWSSSIYVSGFLAIMAATIMGALLTTALSDHQMATWGWRLPFLIGAALGLITLYLRRGMDETHAFTSAAKAVSSPSVFANLWTYRAAGTRVFLLMASVTAMFYAWAVSGPTWAISVAHIDPTAALWAGVIALGVSASVLPLLGSLSDRIGRRRSFYIYGIGVAVTAFPLDHLARQGAWQFALAMTIALVLFAFVASILPAVLSELFPTGVRASGIAMPYALSAVVFGGTAPYLQQWTAQHNVAFLFVGYLASAALLGALVMRFTPETAGISLEPTTPDTTDQTQEKK is encoded by the coding sequence ATGACTGCACCGCCCACCGATCGTCCTGACCCGAACACGACTCAGGTGCCCGGACACTCTACCGAGGCGCCTGTCAGTGCGCTGCGGCGACGGCGCAGCCTGATCGGCGTCACACTCGGGAACGGTCTCGAGGTATTCGACTGGACCTGCTATGCCGTGTTCGCGCCCTTCTTCGCCAAGGCATTGTTCAACCCAGAGGACGCCACCTCGGCGTTGCTGTCCACCCTGGTGGTATTCGGCGTCGGATTCGCGATCCGCCCCTTCGGTGGACTCCTTTTCGGTTGGCTGGCTGATCGATTCGGCCGCAAGCACTCACTGCTCGTAGCCATTGCTTGTGCCTCGACCGGGATGCTTCTCATCGGTCTGACCCCGACCTACGCCTCCGTCGGTGTGCTCTCCGGCGCAATCCTTCTCGCCGCTCGACTGCTGCAGGGCCTCGCACACACCGGGGAAGTCGCCGCTGCCTACACCTACATCGCCGAAGAAGCGCCTCCCGCCCGGCGAGGCCTCTGGTCCTCCTCGATTTACGTATCCGGTTTCCTCGCGATCATGGCCGCCACCATCATGGGCGCCCTTCTGACCACCGCACTCAGCGACCACCAGATGGCCACGTGGGGTTGGCGCCTGCCCTTCCTCATCGGCGCCGCCCTCGGCCTGATCACCCTCTATCTCCGCCGCGGCATGGACGAGACCCACGCCTTCACATCTGCTGCGAAGGCTGTCTCGTCACCCTCTGTCTTTGCGAATCTGTGGACCTACCGCGCCGCCGGCACACGCGTGTTCCTCCTCATGGCGTCGGTCACCGCGATGTTCTACGCCTGGGCAGTGAGCGGACCGACCTGGGCAATCTCCGTCGCCCACATCGACCCGACCGCAGCGTTGTGGGCCGGCGTGATCGCGCTCGGAGTCAGTGCGTCAGTCCTGCCGCTGCTCGGTTCCCTGTCGGACCGTATCGGTCGACGCCGAAGTTTCTACATCTACGGAATCGGCGTCGCTGTCACTGCATTCCCCCTCGACCACCTCGCCCGACAAGGCGCATGGCAATTCGCTCTCGCCATGACGATCGCACTCGTGCTGTTCGCCTTCGTCGCCTCGATCCTGCCCGCGGTCCTGTCCGAACTGTTCCCCACCGGTGTACGCGCCTCAGGCATCGCCATGCCCTATGCGCTCTCCGCCGTCGTGTTCGGCGGCACCGCCCCTTATTTGCAGCAATGGACCGCACAGCACAACGTTGCCTTCTTGTTCGTCGGCTACCTCGCGTCGGCCGCTCTCCTCGGCGCCCTCGTCATGCGGTTCACCCCCGAGACCGCCGGCATATCGCTCGAACCCACCACACCCGACACCACCGATCAGACCCAGGAGAAGAAATGA